One segment of Leptospirillum ferrooxidans C2-3 DNA contains the following:
- the rlmB gene encoding 23S rRNA (guanosine(2251)-2'-O)-methyltransferase RlmB produces MRAVLEILRHDPKRVARLYLKDDHKPDQRRMEIVAKARSLAIAVDFLGREAFDRLSGDLVHQGVIALLEPVEMLDLDSFLGGFNSMELPSPLVMVDGVLDPRNLGALLRTCDAAGVKGALMPKRRVAPLSPVCAKASAGAMFTLPLVRCGNPANTILGLKKMGYGIAALSLEGEAVYGTRFPDPLLVVIGSEEKGASRPVLKISDWKVRLPMRGQIDSLNLSVAAGIFLYTQIDMGRK; encoded by the coding sequence CTGAGGGCGGTTCTTGAAATACTGAGACATGATCCCAAGCGTGTGGCCAGGCTGTATCTGAAGGATGACCACAAGCCGGACCAGCGCAGGATGGAGATTGTGGCAAAAGCCAGATCTCTTGCCATCGCTGTTGATTTTCTTGGACGGGAGGCTTTTGACCGTCTTTCCGGCGATTTGGTCCATCAAGGGGTTATCGCTCTTCTTGAGCCTGTGGAAATGTTGGACCTGGACTCCTTTTTAGGCGGATTCAACTCCATGGAGCTTCCTTCACCGCTTGTGATGGTGGATGGGGTGCTTGATCCAAGGAATCTGGGGGCACTTTTGAGAACATGTGATGCAGCCGGAGTGAAGGGAGCCCTTATGCCGAAGAGGCGGGTGGCTCCGTTATCCCCGGTTTGTGCCAAAGCCTCGGCCGGAGCCATGTTCACGCTTCCTCTTGTCAGGTGTGGCAACCCTGCGAATACGATCCTGGGGCTTAAAAAAATGGGGTATGGCATCGCGGCTCTCTCATTGGAAGGGGAAGCAGTTTATGGCACCCGATTTCCTGATCCTCTTCTTGTTGTCATCGGATCGGAGGAAAAAGGTGCCTCCCGCCCGGTTCTCAAGATTTCCGACTGGAAAGTTCGTCTTCCGATGAGGGGACAGATTGATTCCTTAAACCTCTCTGTTGCGGCAGGAATCTTTTTGTACACCCAGATCGACATGGGCAGAAAATGA
- a CDS encoding TlpA family protein disulfide reductase yields MAIMNRLFHTSFGVLLFLTFMGLACPSLSAGAGETSLTQTIPDSLAQAMGLQVFDNRMIAPDLSAPNPSGVVHHLSDYRGDLVVLNFWATWCVPCRKEIPSLDAFSKKWSGAHVRVVSVAMDRRTQHVTEFMKKYPISYPVLLGRKGQIDSRYFGLGIPQTYLIDSRGILIGRLTGPRDWLSPDATKLIGAILAVGNPSPEKGLR; encoded by the coding sequence ATGGCCATCATGAACCGGCTCTTTCACACTTCATTTGGCGTGCTCCTTTTTCTGACTTTTATGGGTTTAGCCTGTCCATCGTTATCGGCAGGAGCCGGGGAGACTTCCCTGACGCAGACAATCCCTGATTCCCTTGCCCAGGCGATGGGTCTTCAGGTCTTTGACAACCGGATGATAGCCCCTGACCTTTCTGCTCCCAACCCATCCGGTGTCGTCCATCATCTTTCCGACTACCGGGGAGATCTTGTTGTCCTGAATTTCTGGGCAACTTGGTGTGTCCCATGCCGAAAAGAGATTCCTTCGCTGGATGCCTTTTCCAAAAAATGGTCCGGGGCGCACGTCAGGGTGGTATCGGTTGCGATGGACAGAAGGACGCAACATGTGACAGAGTTTATGAAAAAGTACCCTATTTCCTACCCGGTCCTTCTGGGGCGGAAGGGGCAAATCGATTCCCGGTATTTTGGGCTTGGAATCCCCCAAACCTACCTGATCGATTCAAGGGGCATTCTGATCGGGCGATTAACAGGGCCTAGGGACTGGCTTTCTCCGGATGCGACAAAACTGATCGGCGCCATCCTGGCCGTGGGAAATCCTTCTCCGGAAAAAGGGCTTCGTTGA
- a CDS encoding NAD+ synthase translates to MRRLRIGLAQMNPTVGDIEGNLAKIRQLIEHARSERVDIIAFPELAITGYPPEDLLLRPAFIEKNKEALDSLLPLATDLMVVVGFVDRKDDIYNAAAILYNGKVQGIYHKQYLPNYGVFDENRTFQEGTENPVILFRGMRIGINICEDIWYPKGPLYHQALYGDAEIIVNLSASPFYAGKREVRERMLQTRAADNTTYIAYINTVGGQDELVFDGQSLLIGPEGEIEARGKAFQEDFMICEVDLDHVFRVRLHDPRRRKDKRLPSQSDPLWDAPVSIWEIRDSLKRGASPLLDNSPLKKTQKTVPLESEDEIYQALCLGVRDYVRKNRFKEILVGLSGGVDSALVAAIAVDALGEENVHGLFMPSQFTSQDSFEDVFALSSNLGIKIQTLNISQIYGAMLDTLQPLFGTLPADTTEENLQARIRGLWMMALSNKFHWMVLTTGNKSEMSVGYMTLYGDMAGGFAVLKDVPKTLVYDLATRVNVLKPGRIPQRILLKEPTAELRPNQKDSDSLPPYEILDPIMRAYVEEDMGYAEIVARGHDPVTVAKILRLIVGSEYKRRQSPPGVKISLRAFGKDWRVPVTNQFKGN, encoded by the coding sequence ATGAGACGACTTAGAATAGGCCTTGCCCAAATGAATCCGACCGTCGGGGATATAGAAGGGAATCTTGCAAAGATCCGTCAGCTCATAGAGCATGCCAGATCCGAGAGGGTCGACATCATTGCATTCCCGGAGCTTGCCATCACAGGCTATCCGCCCGAGGACCTTCTTCTTCGACCGGCTTTTATCGAGAAAAACAAGGAAGCACTCGACTCGCTCCTTCCGCTGGCAACGGATCTTATGGTCGTGGTCGGATTTGTCGACAGGAAAGACGATATCTATAATGCTGCGGCGATTCTTTATAACGGAAAGGTCCAGGGGATTTATCACAAGCAATACCTTCCGAATTATGGTGTCTTCGATGAAAACAGGACTTTTCAGGAAGGGACTGAAAACCCGGTGATCCTCTTCCGGGGAATGAGGATCGGAATCAATATCTGTGAAGATATCTGGTATCCGAAGGGTCCGCTCTATCATCAGGCCCTCTATGGGGATGCCGAGATTATCGTCAATCTCTCTGCCTCCCCATTTTACGCCGGAAAAAGAGAGGTCCGGGAAAGGATGCTCCAGACCAGGGCAGCGGACAACACGACCTATATCGCCTATATCAATACCGTAGGGGGACAGGACGAGCTGGTTTTTGACGGACAGAGTCTACTGATCGGTCCTGAAGGAGAGATTGAAGCCCGCGGCAAGGCTTTCCAGGAAGATTTCATGATTTGTGAAGTGGATCTGGACCATGTCTTCAGGGTTCGACTTCACGACCCCAGACGACGAAAGGACAAGCGTCTCCCTTCACAGAGCGATCCACTCTGGGATGCCCCTGTTTCGATATGGGAAATCCGGGATAGTCTTAAAAGGGGAGCCAGTCCGCTCCTGGACAACTCTCCTCTGAAAAAAACCCAGAAAACGGTTCCGCTCGAATCGGAAGACGAGATTTACCAGGCCCTTTGCCTCGGGGTCAGGGACTATGTCCGTAAAAATCGCTTCAAGGAGATTCTTGTGGGGCTCTCGGGAGGGGTCGATTCGGCTTTGGTGGCGGCGATTGCTGTCGATGCGCTGGGAGAAGAGAATGTGCATGGTCTCTTTATGCCTTCCCAGTTTACATCCCAGGACAGTTTCGAGGACGTTTTTGCCCTGTCCTCAAATCTCGGGATCAAGATCCAGACATTGAACATCTCCCAGATTTATGGGGCCATGCTCGATACGCTACAGCCCCTTTTTGGAACTCTTCCCGCAGACACCACAGAGGAAAATCTTCAGGCCAGAATCCGGGGCCTCTGGATGATGGCTCTTTCCAACAAGTTTCACTGGATGGTTTTGACCACTGGAAACAAGTCGGAGATGAGTGTGGGGTATATGACGCTTTATGGGGACATGGCCGGCGGATTTGCGGTCTTGAAGGATGTTCCCAAGACTCTCGTGTATGATCTTGCCACCCGGGTCAATGTTCTCAAGCCCGGTCGCATTCCCCAGAGGATCCTGTTAAAAGAACCGACCGCCGAACTCCGGCCGAACCAGAAGGACTCCGACTCTCTCCCCCCATACGAAATCCTCGATCCGATCATGCGGGCCTATGTCGAGGAAGACATGGGATATGCGGAGATTGTCGCCAGGGGACACGACCCGGTGACGGTGGCCAAGATTCTTCGTCTTATCGTGGGATCCGAATATAAGAGACGACAGTCTCCTCCCGGTGTTAAAATATCCCTGAGAGCATTCGGAAAAGACTGGCGCGTTCCGGTTACCAACCAGTTCAAGGGAAATTAG
- a CDS encoding bifunctional 3,4-dihydroxy-2-butanone-4-phosphate synthase/GTP cyclohydrolase II — protein sequence MPTISIEEAIDHIKHGRMIILSDDEDRENEGDFVIAAEFVTPEAINFMAKYGRGLICVTLTQEKAEKLHLDPMAAVNEATYGTDFTISVDAREGISTGISAYDRSLTIQKIANPDALPTDLVRPGHIFPIRAKEGGVLKRAGQTEGSVDLARLAGVIPVGVICEILNEDGTMARFPDLEIVSKEHNIPIATVRDLIAYRVRQEKLVCQVAEADLPTEYGHFRAVVFEDMVDQGPHFALVKGIIDPEKPILVRVHSSCLTGDIFHSLRCDCGPQLQESLRMIEAEGNGILLYMNQEGRGIGLANKIKAYKLQEQGYDTVEANIKLGFKDDLRDYGIGAQILHILGVKKLRLITNNPRKIVGIAGYGLEVVSRVPLEIAPREKNRGYLTTKRDKLGHLLSQL from the coding sequence TTGCCAACGATTTCTATTGAGGAAGCGATTGACCATATTAAACATGGCCGGATGATTATTCTGAGTGATGACGAGGATCGCGAGAATGAAGGCGATTTTGTCATTGCAGCCGAGTTTGTGACACCTGAAGCGATCAATTTTATGGCAAAATATGGTCGTGGGCTGATTTGTGTCACCCTGACACAGGAAAAAGCGGAAAAACTTCATCTCGATCCGATGGCGGCAGTGAACGAAGCCACTTACGGTACGGACTTTACCATCAGTGTCGATGCGCGAGAGGGCATTTCCACGGGGATTTCCGCTTATGACCGCTCCCTCACCATCCAGAAGATCGCCAATCCGGATGCACTTCCGACCGATCTTGTTCGCCCCGGACATATCTTTCCGATCCGGGCCAAGGAAGGCGGGGTTCTCAAACGGGCCGGACAGACCGAGGGATCAGTGGATCTCGCGCGTCTTGCCGGCGTGATCCCTGTCGGTGTCATTTGCGAGATCTTGAATGAAGACGGGACAATGGCACGATTCCCGGATCTTGAAATCGTCTCAAAGGAACATAATATTCCGATTGCCACAGTGCGCGATCTGATTGCCTATCGGGTTCGTCAGGAAAAACTGGTGTGCCAGGTGGCCGAAGCCGATCTTCCTACCGAGTATGGGCATTTCCGTGCGGTGGTTTTTGAGGACATGGTCGATCAGGGACCCCACTTCGCATTGGTGAAAGGGATTATTGATCCCGAAAAACCCATCCTTGTACGGGTGCATTCAAGCTGTCTCACCGGGGATATCTTTCACTCTCTCAGATGTGATTGTGGTCCCCAGCTCCAGGAGTCTCTCCGAATGATCGAGGCGGAGGGGAACGGGATCCTCCTGTATATGAATCAGGAGGGCCGTGGAATTGGTCTTGCCAACAAGATCAAGGCCTATAAACTCCAGGAGCAGGGGTACGACACCGTCGAGGCCAACATCAAGCTTGGATTCAAGGACGATCTCAGGGATTACGGGATCGGTGCGCAGATCCTCCATATCCTGGGGGTGAAAAAGCTTCGCCTGATCACGAACAACCCGAGAAAAATTGTCGGTATCGCAGGTTACGGTCTTGAGGTCGTCTCAAGGGTTCCGCTCGAAATTGCTCCCAGGGAGAAAAACCGGGGCTATCTCACGACCAAAAGGGATAAACTGGGCCATCTGCTGAGCCAACTTTAG
- the ribH gene encoding 6,7-dimethyl-8-ribityllumazine synthase, whose protein sequence is MNLVRHLPNVPTRDGSSRILVVVSDFNSIVTDRLLEGCLSELEQKGGENLIVDLYRVPGAMEIPYILSVVLSEKRHVAAIALGCVIRGETGHYDAVVSGVTSGIMNQSQIHHVPVIFGVLTTNTLMEALDRVGGKSGHKGVDAASCALFMAGLSHTFGSATH, encoded by the coding sequence TTGAATCTAGTCCGTCATTTGCCAAACGTCCCGACAAGGGATGGCTCCAGCAGGATCCTTGTTGTTGTTTCGGATTTCAACAGCATTGTTACCGACCGTCTTCTGGAGGGCTGCCTTTCTGAGCTTGAACAGAAAGGTGGAGAGAACCTGATCGTGGATCTTTACCGGGTTCCGGGAGCCATGGAAATCCCCTACATCCTTTCTGTGGTTCTTTCCGAAAAACGGCATGTTGCGGCGATCGCTTTGGGATGTGTCATTCGTGGGGAAACAGGACATTATGATGCCGTTGTTTCAGGTGTCACCTCAGGGATCATGAATCAGTCCCAGATCCACCATGTTCCCGTTATCTTTGGTGTCTTGACGACGAATACCCTCATGGAGGCACTCGACAGGGTCGGGGGCAAATCAGGCCACAAGGGTGTTGATGCCGCCAGTTGTGCTCTTTTTATGGCAGGACTTTCCCATACCTTCGGATCGGCCACCCATTGA
- the nusB gene encoding transcription antitermination factor NusB has translation MTENGEKKQSKSMGRSRRNALREARVMVLEALFSREYGEGTHLSPKEVFPAKDDLDPKSREFRDRLLMGIQENQPVLDSLIADTASGWTIDRMAKVERNILRIGTYEILHEETIPFRVSIDEALEMAHQYCEPEAIPFINGILHRIGMEHSAEKAMAPVPQREDPGS, from the coding sequence TTGACGGAGAATGGCGAAAAAAAACAGTCAAAATCGATGGGCCGATCCAGGAGAAATGCGCTGAGGGAAGCCAGGGTGATGGTTCTGGAGGCTCTTTTTTCGAGAGAGTACGGTGAAGGGACGCACCTCTCCCCCAAAGAGGTTTTTCCGGCAAAAGATGATCTGGATCCCAAAAGTCGGGAATTTCGGGACAGACTCCTTATGGGCATCCAGGAAAATCAGCCGGTTCTGGATAGTCTGATTGCTGATACCGCTTCTGGATGGACGATCGACCGAATGGCCAAGGTGGAACGCAATATCTTGAGGATAGGGACTTACGAGATCTTGCATGAAGAGACTATTCCTTTCAGGGTCAGCATTGATGAGGCTCTGGAAATGGCTCACCAGTACTGCGAACCGGAAGCGATCCCGTTCATCAATGGCATTCTTCACAGGATCGGCATGGAGCATAGCGCTGAAAAAGCCATGGCTCCCGTTCCG